One Kangiella geojedonensis DNA segment encodes these proteins:
- the rimI gene encoding ribosomal protein S18-alanine N-acetyltransferase: MTPTTVIRPLDVEDLETIVGIEQQAHAYPWKKSIHLSCIEQGYPSLVLEQDRAITAYVVFNYLYDECHLMNITTKPSLQGRGYASQLIQTLYQHSALAGMSSVLLEVRESNHPALSFYAKEGFEKIGHRPDYYPKGLDREGAVVMRRSLSDFLLS, from the coding sequence ATGACGCCAACCACAGTCATTCGTCCTCTTGACGTGGAAGACTTAGAAACCATTGTGGGCATTGAACAGCAAGCCCATGCTTATCCTTGGAAAAAAAGCATCCACCTTAGTTGCATCGAGCAAGGCTACCCCAGTTTAGTGCTAGAGCAGGATAGAGCAATCACTGCTTATGTTGTGTTTAACTACCTCTATGACGAGTGTCACTTGATGAATATCACGACGAAACCGTCGCTACAAGGGCGTGGTTACGCTAGCCAACTGATTCAGACTTTATATCAACATTCGGCACTGGCTGGGATGAGCAGTGTGTTGCTTGAAGTCAGGGAGTCAAATCATCCGGCACTATCGTTCTACGCTAAAGAAGGGTTTGAAAAAATTGGTCATCGCCCTGACTATTACCCGAAAGGACTGGACCGAGAGGGCGCTGTAGTGATGAGACGTTCTCTTTCTGACTTCTTGTTGTCTTAA
- a CDS encoding mechanosensitive ion channel family protein, with protein sequence MQQKFSQWLQAQGYEFTDITALVMVLGLIVLISIAIHFILHRIVLRFVDRMAQKSQKRWRKAFFERKLFTRIALVVQGVIIYIQAGLWLKPETAVLEWVQTTSLLWVLLYILLSAFSLLDALLDISQGESRFRGLPLRGLFQSVKLVATIVVIILAISALAGKSPLIILSGLGAMTAVVMLVFKDPILGLVAGIQLSANDMLEVGDWLEMPSYGADGDVIEIALTTVKVRNWDQTITTVPTYALISDSFKNWRGMMDIGGRRIMRQVLVDATSVEFLSDDDIARLKRARLLEPYLEERQKEISQYNEENQFDLSSRANGRRLTNLGTFRAYLLSYLENREDIRQDLTLLVRQGQSSSTGIPIEVYAFTATTKWAEYENIQSDIFDHIFAVLPEFGLRLHQSPTGHDISKLAMPQDNAVNGRESTQK encoded by the coding sequence ATGCAACAAAAATTTAGTCAGTGGTTACAAGCCCAAGGGTATGAGTTTACGGATATTACTGCTCTGGTGATGGTGCTAGGGCTCATTGTACTCATTTCTATTGCTATACATTTCATTCTTCATCGCATCGTTTTACGCTTTGTTGATCGAATGGCGCAAAAGTCACAAAAGCGTTGGCGCAAAGCGTTCTTCGAGCGCAAATTATTCACACGAATCGCTTTAGTGGTACAGGGTGTCATCATCTATATCCAAGCGGGACTGTGGTTAAAACCGGAAACTGCAGTACTTGAGTGGGTGCAGACTACTTCATTGTTGTGGGTACTGCTGTATATTCTACTCTCTGCTTTTTCTTTGCTCGATGCTCTGTTGGATATATCACAAGGGGAGTCTCGTTTTCGAGGGTTGCCGCTGAGAGGTTTGTTCCAGAGCGTTAAGCTGGTCGCGACGATTGTCGTTATTATTCTTGCGATTTCAGCACTGGCAGGTAAGTCACCATTGATTATTCTCAGTGGTTTAGGAGCCATGACGGCGGTGGTGATGCTGGTCTTTAAAGACCCTATTTTGGGGTTGGTGGCAGGCATTCAATTGTCGGCTAATGACATGCTGGAAGTTGGAGACTGGCTTGAAATGCCGTCTTATGGTGCTGATGGCGACGTGATTGAGATCGCCTTAACAACGGTTAAAGTTCGAAACTGGGATCAAACCATTACCACAGTGCCAACCTATGCCTTAATTTCAGACTCGTTCAAAAACTGGCGCGGCATGATGGACATCGGAGGCCGACGCATTATGCGACAGGTGTTAGTTGATGCTACTAGCGTTGAGTTTTTATCGGATGATGATATTGCTAGATTAAAAAGAGCGCGCTTACTTGAGCCTTACCTAGAAGAGCGACAAAAAGAAATCAGTCAATATAATGAAGAGAACCAGTTTGATCTCAGCTCACGAGCTAATGGTCGTCGATTAACCAACCTAGGCACCTTTAGAGCTTACTTGCTCAGTTATCTCGAAAATCGAGAGGATATCCGACAGGATTTGACTTTATTGGTGCGTCAGGGACAGTCTTCCTCAACGGGTATCCCGATAGAGGTGTATGCTTTTACCGCTACTACCAAGTGGGCAGAGTACGAAAATATACAATCGGATATTTTTGATCATATCTTTGCTGTTCTGCCGGAGTTTGGTTTGCGTTTACATCAATCTCCAACAGGGCACGACATTTCGAAGCTCGCCATGCCTCAAGATAACGCGGTTAATGGTCGCGAATCTACCCAGAAATAG
- the prfC gene encoding peptide chain release factor 3 — translation MSKLTSEIENRRTFAIISHPDAGKTTITEKVLLFGKQIQEAGVVKGRKGKHATSDWMEMEKERGISVTTSVMQFPYGGKTVNLLDTPGHEDFSEDTYRTLTAVDSALMVIDSAKGVEARTIKLMEVCRLRDTPIVTFMNKMDRDIRDPIELLDEVEDVLKIKCAPVSWPIGMGKQFKGVYHLLEDKTYLYKSGQGHTIQEERIIEGLDNPELDEAIGSLADDLRDELELVLGASHEFDLQEFLDGQLTPVFFGTALGNFGVDHMLNGLVEWAPSPLPREADNRDVPATEDKFTGFVFKIQANMDPQHRDRIAFVRICSGKYQKGMKMRHVRLGRDIAVNNALTFLAGDREHLEEAYAGDIIGLHNHGTIQIGDTFTEGEELKFRGIPNFAPELFRRVRLRDPMKNKALLKGLVQLSEEGATQVFRPQNSNDLVLGAVGVLQFDVVAARLKNEYKVECIYDQVSVATARWVTCDDDKMFEEFKRKNADNIALDGGDNWSYLAPTMVNLNLAMERWPDVNFLETREH, via the coding sequence ATGTCTAAATTGACGTCTGAAATTGAGAATCGTCGAACTTTTGCAATTATTTCGCACCCGGATGCAGGTAAAACAACCATTACCGAAAAAGTCTTGTTATTTGGTAAGCAAATTCAAGAAGCAGGCGTGGTTAAAGGCCGTAAAGGCAAGCATGCCACGTCTGACTGGATGGAAATGGAGAAAGAACGTGGTATCTCGGTGACTACCTCGGTGATGCAGTTTCCGTATGGTGGTAAAACGGTGAACTTATTGGATACACCAGGCCACGAAGACTTCTCTGAGGATACTTATCGAACGTTAACTGCGGTTGATTCAGCGTTGATGGTCATTGATAGCGCGAAGGGTGTTGAGGCTAGAACGATTAAGCTGATGGAGGTCTGCCGATTACGTGACACGCCAATCGTGACCTTCATGAATAAAATGGACCGCGATATTCGTGACCCTATTGAGTTGCTTGATGAAGTCGAAGACGTCCTAAAAATCAAGTGTGCCCCCGTGTCATGGCCGATAGGTATGGGCAAGCAATTCAAAGGTGTTTATCACTTGTTGGAAGATAAGACCTACCTGTATAAATCAGGCCAAGGCCATACCATCCAAGAGGAACGCATCATTGAAGGCTTAGATAACCCAGAGCTTGATGAGGCCATAGGTAGTCTTGCGGATGACTTGCGAGATGAGCTTGAGTTAGTGCTGGGAGCGAGTCATGAGTTTGATCTCCAAGAATTCCTTGATGGTCAATTAACGCCGGTCTTTTTTGGTACTGCGTTGGGTAACTTTGGTGTTGATCACATGTTGAATGGCTTGGTTGAGTGGGCGCCATCTCCGCTACCTCGTGAAGCCGATAACCGAGATGTTCCGGCAACTGAAGACAAGTTCACAGGGTTTGTGTTTAAGATACAGGCCAATATGGACCCGCAGCACCGTGATCGTATTGCCTTCGTTAGAATTTGTAGTGGTAAATACCAGAAAGGCATGAAAATGCGTCATGTGCGCTTAGGTCGTGATATTGCAGTAAATAATGCACTGACGTTTTTAGCAGGTGACCGTGAGCACCTAGAAGAAGCTTATGCCGGTGATATTATTGGTTTACATAATCACGGCACGATTCAGATTGGTGATACTTTTACTGAAGGCGAAGAACTGAAGTTCCGCGGTATTCCAAACTTTGCTCCCGAGCTATTTCGTCGCGTCCGTTTGCGCGATCCAATGAAGAACAAAGCGTTACTAAAAGGTTTGGTTCAGCTATCAGAAGAGGGTGCAACACAGGTCTTCAGGCCGCAAAACTCGAATGATTTAGTGTTAGGAGCGGTGGGTGTTCTGCAGTTCGACGTAGTTGCAGCTCGCTTAAAAAATGAATATAAAGTAGAGTGTATCTATGATCAGGTGAGCGTCGCGACTGCGCGCTGGGTCACTTGTGATGATGATAAGATGTTTGAAGAGTTCAAACGAAAAAATGCCGATAACATTGCTCTTGATGGTGGGGATAACTGGAGTTACTTGGCACCAACCATGGTCAATTTGAATTTAGCCATGGAGCGTTGGCCTGACGTTAACTTCCTAGAAACACGAGAGCACTAG
- a CDS encoding TatD family hydrolase, with product MFKPKHKAPNIRLFDSHCHLDFPVFDNDRDAIFEQMRKVGIEGVLIPGVKKENWRFIRQLAAIKPGVHVALGLHPMFLKEHRKEHIHDLELAAGIKPLAAIGEIGLDYYEKNLDRKVQIALFKAQVEIAKSCKLPIVLHVRKAHEDVLLYLKTMKFQEGGIVHAFNGSMQQAERYRELGFKLGFGGAMTYERSVKLRELAKNLLLSDIVLETDAPDMMPAGCEKDHNSPLNIFQNFNTLVELRSESAEEIALQTSQNSRIALRVS from the coding sequence ATGTTTAAGCCTAAGCACAAAGCACCTAATATCCGATTATTTGATAGTCATTGCCATCTAGACTTTCCGGTTTTTGATAATGACCGCGATGCTATTTTTGAGCAAATGCGAAAAGTCGGTATTGAGGGTGTTTTGATCCCCGGCGTTAAAAAGGAAAATTGGCGATTTATTCGCCAATTAGCCGCGATTAAACCGGGAGTTCATGTTGCGCTTGGCCTTCATCCGATGTTCTTAAAAGAGCATCGTAAAGAACATATCCATGATTTAGAATTGGCCGCGGGCATTAAACCCCTGGCAGCGATTGGCGAAATTGGACTCGATTATTATGAAAAGAATCTTGATAGAAAGGTTCAGATCGCCTTGTTTAAAGCCCAGGTTGAAATTGCTAAATCGTGCAAGTTACCCATTGTTTTACATGTCAGAAAAGCTCATGAAGACGTATTACTGTATTTAAAAACCATGAAATTCCAAGAGGGCGGTATCGTCCATGCTTTTAACGGCAGTATGCAGCAGGCTGAGCGCTACCGTGAGCTAGGCTTCAAGCTGGGATTTGGTGGCGCGATGACTTATGAGCGCTCTGTTAAGCTCAGAGAGTTAGCTAAAAATCTATTGTTGTCGGATATTGTATTGGAAACTGATGCGCCTGATATGATGCCTGCTGGTTGTGAGAAAGATCACAATAGCCCTTTAAACATTTTCCAGAACTTCAACACGCTTGTTGAGCTACGGAGTGAGTCAGCAGAAGAGATTGCCCTGCAAACCTCTCAAAACTCGAGAATCGCTCTTCGCGTATCTTAA
- a CDS encoding TonB-dependent receptor domain-containing protein, whose product MDKNIFFPPVKKLLVAGAVFAAFGFNNTTIAAEDDASAEAESIVVTGSRIRQAQAEGSNPVQVLSREDLERTGLKTVGDILQRLPAAGSALNTRFNSSGNFGFPPDGGGIGAGAAEVALRHLDAKRTLVLVDGVRWVNGSSASGVSNSVDLNTIPISIIDRIEILEDGASSIYGSDAIAGVVNVITRKDFDGFEFNAYGGAYDEGDGETGQFDLAFGAQGDRHRVFFSISHYDQQKVDSFERELSVFPTPGTGLTRGSSGTPQGRFLFFGQDNDNDGNPDVVNLTINDGVTGIPNYDPNNPGGPGDDFHVFTNNDRFNFASYNLYVTPSQRTSIFGQADYQITDNVNFYAKALYNNRKSTNQAAPEPIFIGPDAGTGGLADTVIVHETNPYNPFGMTLDSSNFIFAGRRPIEGGPRVFRQNVDTSYIGLGFNGDFVAGDNVFFWDVNYNHGKNYATQIKRGGYNIRRIKNALGPLADCQAMEGCVPLNLFGGQGDGSGTITQEMLDYIQFIQKDASENVIDTLSANISGDLFEMPAGYFSFAAGIESREYRGFFEPDPVVVAGDSNGVPSSPTSGSYEVDEYYAEFKVPLLADVAAAEELTLSLAARTSDYSTFGTETTTKAGVLWRVTDELMFRGSISEGFRAPSIGELYSSGSRFDATLADRCSDYAGTQYEANCQALGVPGTYTQLNSQISVTTGGNEDLKAETSDSQTLGFVYSPQWVNSVDWINTLDFKGTYYKHEIEGAVQAIDAQTQLDLCVNTLDSLYCDGISRASTGAINGFNNRLVNIGGIETSGYDLSISYTAPQSDWGMFSVTWFNTFVSEYIEESLGNRVDLAGIERNDSGIPEWKSVLTLGLNQDDWGLSWTVRYVDSLTEDCTDFLDGTSDSLTALGLCSNPNTADESMSKNELSSRVYNDIQFSYFPDVDGMDMELNVGVNNFLDEEPPACYSCSLNGYDPSVYDPEGVFAYASIKLKF is encoded by the coding sequence ATGGATAAAAATATTTTTTTTCCACCCGTAAAAAAGTTATTGGTGGCTGGCGCTGTATTTGCTGCGTTCGGCTTCAATAACACCACTATAGCTGCGGAAGATGACGCCAGTGCTGAAGCTGAAAGCATTGTCGTTACCGGTTCTCGTATCAGACAAGCACAAGCTGAAGGTTCTAATCCGGTTCAAGTATTATCACGTGAAGACTTGGAACGTACAGGTTTGAAAACTGTGGGTGATATTTTACAACGTTTGCCAGCGGCTGGTTCTGCGCTGAACACCCGCTTCAATAGTAGCGGTAACTTCGGTTTTCCACCGGATGGTGGTGGTATCGGAGCTGGTGCCGCGGAAGTAGCGTTACGCCACTTAGATGCTAAGCGTACATTAGTATTGGTTGATGGGGTTCGTTGGGTTAACGGTTCATCAGCGTCGGGTGTATCAAACTCTGTGGATTTAAATACGATTCCTATTAGTATTATCGACCGTATTGAAATTTTAGAAGATGGCGCTTCATCCATTTATGGTTCTGATGCGATTGCAGGTGTTGTAAACGTCATCACACGTAAAGATTTTGACGGCTTTGAATTTAATGCCTACGGCGGTGCTTATGATGAAGGTGATGGTGAGACTGGTCAGTTTGACTTAGCTTTTGGCGCGCAAGGTGACCGTCACCGTGTATTCTTTAGTATCAGTCACTACGATCAGCAAAAAGTTGATTCTTTTGAACGTGAGCTTTCAGTATTCCCTACGCCGGGTACTGGCTTAACGCGTGGTAGTTCAGGTACGCCCCAAGGTCGTTTCCTATTTTTCGGACAAGACAATGACAATGATGGTAACCCAGATGTTGTTAACTTAACGATTAATGACGGTGTGACTGGTATCCCTAACTATGATCCGAACAACCCTGGTGGTCCTGGAGATGATTTCCATGTCTTTACCAACAACGATCGATTTAACTTCGCATCGTACAATTTGTACGTAACACCAAGTCAAAGAACATCGATTTTCGGTCAAGCAGATTATCAAATTACGGATAACGTAAACTTCTATGCGAAAGCATTGTATAACAACCGTAAATCTACAAACCAAGCTGCTCCAGAGCCTATTTTCATTGGTCCAGATGCGGGTACTGGCGGTCTAGCTGATACAGTGATTGTTCATGAAACTAACCCATACAACCCGTTTGGAATGACGTTAGATTCTTCGAACTTTATTTTCGCTGGTCGTCGTCCAATCGAAGGTGGACCACGTGTCTTCCGTCAGAATGTTGATACCAGCTATATTGGCCTAGGTTTCAATGGTGATTTTGTCGCCGGCGATAATGTCTTCTTCTGGGATGTGAACTACAACCACGGTAAAAACTACGCGACTCAGATTAAGCGTGGTGGTTATAACATCCGTCGTATCAAAAATGCGTTAGGTCCATTGGCTGACTGTCAAGCAATGGAAGGCTGTGTGCCGCTTAACTTGTTTGGTGGTCAAGGCGATGGTTCAGGGACTATCACTCAGGAAATGTTGGATTATATTCAATTCATTCAAAAAGATGCGAGTGAAAACGTTATAGATACTCTGTCTGCGAATATCTCGGGTGATTTGTTTGAAATGCCGGCGGGTTACTTCTCGTTTGCGGCAGGTATCGAGTCTCGTGAATATCGTGGTTTCTTCGAGCCAGATCCGGTTGTCGTCGCAGGCGATAGTAATGGTGTTCCATCTTCGCCAACGAGTGGCTCTTATGAAGTGGACGAATATTACGCTGAGTTTAAAGTGCCGTTATTAGCTGACGTTGCAGCTGCGGAAGAGTTAACGCTCTCACTGGCAGCTCGTACTTCGGACTACAGTACTTTTGGTACTGAAACGACAACTAAAGCCGGTGTACTATGGCGTGTTACAGATGAGTTAATGTTCCGTGGTTCGATTTCGGAAGGTTTCCGCGCACCGAGTATTGGTGAGCTGTACTCTTCAGGCTCTCGTTTCGATGCAACCTTAGCTGATCGCTGTAGCGATTACGCTGGTACTCAGTATGAAGCGAACTGTCAGGCACTTGGGGTTCCTGGTACTTACACTCAGTTAAACAGTCAAATTTCTGTGACAACAGGTGGTAATGAGGACCTAAAGGCTGAAACTTCAGATAGTCAAACACTTGGTTTTGTATATAGCCCACAGTGGGTCAACTCTGTTGACTGGATTAACACCTTGGATTTCAAAGGTACTTACTATAAACACGAGATAGAAGGAGCTGTTCAAGCAATTGACGCTCAGACACAGTTAGACTTGTGTGTTAATACCTTGGATTCGCTGTATTGTGATGGCATTAGCCGTGCGTCTACTGGCGCTATTAATGGTTTCAATAACCGTCTTGTTAACATCGGTGGTATTGAAACTTCGGGCTATGATCTGAGCATCTCTTACACAGCACCGCAGTCTGATTGGGGTATGTTCTCAGTAACTTGGTTTAATACTTTTGTTAGCGAATATATCGAAGAGTCGCTTGGCAACCGTGTTGACTTAGCAGGTATTGAACGCAATGATTCGGGGATTCCTGAATGGAAATCAGTATTAACCTTAGGCCTTAATCAAGATGACTGGGGCTTAAGCTGGACGGTTCGTTATGTGGATAGCTTAACGGAAGACTGTACAGATTTCCTTGATGGTACTTCTGATAGTTTGACGGCGTTGGGTTTATGCTCTAATCCGAATACTGCTGATGAATCAATGTCGAAGAATGAACTAAGCTCTCGTGTTTATAACGATATACAGTTTAGCTACTTCCCTGATGTTGACGGTATGGATATGGAGCTGAACGTTGGTGTGAATAACTTCTTAGATGAAGAACCACCAGCATGTTATAGCTGTTCATTAAATGGTTATGATCCATCAGTTTATGATCCTGAAGGTGTGTTTGCTTATGCTTCGATTAAATTGAAGTTCTAA
- a CDS encoding GspE/PulE family protein, whose protein sequence is MTSPLSTFHILKLLLKADWISDEQFETAKIHLRQVDPKLHPVEQVAHLSLTRHDHHQKIIDEEVLTRFLAGLYKLPYYRIDPLKVHVDEVTQVMSYAYAQRHNILAVEVNEQENSVKVAVMNPDDLGWRESLGQVVSKDIIPVFANPAAIKRYQKEFYQLSASVAGAKGTKLQNDTSVTNLEQLIELKGSDEADANDKHIVQIVDWLLQYAFKERASDIHIEPRREVGKIRFRIDGVLHNVYELPIAITHAVISRLKILGRMDLAERRKPLDGRVKTKAPNGQEIELRLSTLPTAFGEKFVGRIFDPTVLTREFSELGLEPETEHTWREMIGQSTGIVLLTGPTGSGKTTTLYTSLKLLATSEVNVCTIEDPIEMVDPKLNQMQVHHDINLDFAAGVKALLRQDPDIIMIGEIRDQETAQMAVQAALTGHLVISTLHTNDAPSAMTRLIEVGVEPYLLNATMLGVMAQRLVRTLCNHCKRRVEVNSDAWDSLVGDNLNGTLEKPEYIYEPAGCDECRHTGYQGRQGIYELMSVTDELKTLVHDDAEIRTLRKQAQKQGMNLLRVSGAYKVAQGLTTIEEVLRVSPRDNN, encoded by the coding sequence ATGACGTCGCCATTATCTACATTCCACATTCTAAAGCTATTGCTAAAAGCTGACTGGATATCAGACGAGCAGTTCGAGACTGCTAAGATTCACTTAAGACAAGTGGATCCCAAGTTGCATCCGGTTGAGCAGGTGGCGCACTTATCCCTAACGCGACATGACCATCATCAAAAAATCATTGATGAAGAGGTATTAACGCGTTTCCTAGCGGGCTTGTATAAACTGCCTTATTACCGAATTGACCCGTTGAAAGTTCATGTAGACGAGGTTACTCAAGTCATGTCTTACGCTTATGCGCAACGGCATAACATTCTAGCAGTTGAAGTTAACGAACAAGAAAATAGCGTCAAAGTCGCGGTCATGAACCCAGACGACTTGGGGTGGAGGGAAAGTTTAGGGCAGGTGGTGAGCAAAGATATTATCCCTGTGTTTGCTAATCCGGCGGCCATTAAACGTTATCAAAAAGAATTTTACCAATTGTCAGCTTCAGTGGCTGGGGCAAAAGGAACCAAACTTCAGAATGACACCAGTGTTACTAACCTTGAGCAGCTGATCGAGCTGAAGGGCAGTGATGAAGCCGATGCTAACGACAAGCACATCGTCCAAATCGTGGATTGGCTACTGCAATATGCGTTTAAAGAGCGAGCTAGCGATATACATATTGAGCCGCGCCGCGAAGTTGGGAAGATCCGTTTTAGAATCGATGGTGTTCTGCATAACGTTTATGAGTTGCCGATTGCGATTACTCATGCCGTTATTTCACGATTGAAAATACTTGGTCGCATGGATCTCGCTGAGCGAAGAAAACCCTTGGACGGTCGGGTTAAAACCAAAGCGCCTAATGGGCAAGAAATCGAATTGCGATTATCCACGTTACCCACTGCATTTGGCGAAAAATTTGTAGGTCGTATCTTTGATCCGACAGTATTAACTCGTGAATTTTCAGAGCTTGGTTTAGAACCAGAGACGGAACATACTTGGCGTGAAATGATTGGGCAGTCGACGGGGATTGTATTGCTCACTGGGCCAACCGGTTCGGGTAAAACAACAACCCTCTATACGTCATTAAAACTCTTGGCGACTTCGGAAGTTAACGTTTGTACGATAGAAGATCCGATCGAAATGGTTGATCCGAAGTTGAACCAGATGCAGGTTCATCATGATATTAACCTCGACTTTGCGGCTGGTGTAAAAGCTCTGTTACGGCAAGATCCCGATATTATTATGATTGGTGAGATTCGTGATCAGGAAACAGCACAAATGGCGGTGCAAGCAGCTTTAACAGGGCACCTTGTCATTTCAACGCTTCACACCAATGACGCGCCTTCAGCCATGACGCGATTGATTGAAGTTGGGGTCGAGCCCTATCTACTCAACGCCACCATGTTAGGGGTGATGGCTCAACGGCTGGTTCGAACGCTGTGTAACCATTGTAAGCGTCGAGTTGAGGTGAACTCGGATGCTTGGGATAGTTTAGTCGGGGATAACCTTAATGGAACCTTGGAAAAGCCAGAATATATTTATGAGCCGGCAGGTTGTGATGAATGTCGTCACACGGGCTATCAAGGGCGACAAGGCATTTATGAACTCATGAGCGTAACCGATGAGTTAAAAACCTTGGTGCATGATGATGCTGAAATCAGAACGTTACGCAAGCAGGCGCAAAAGCAGGGGATGAATTTGCTCAGAGTCAGTGGCGCTTACAAAGTCGCCCAAGGGCTCACGACTATTGAGGAAGTGTTAAGAGTGTCTCCGCGCGATAATAATTAG
- the mltF gene encoding membrane-bound lytic murein transglycosylase MltF encodes MITSFYKKLSFLALTLFSLGGLVSCDYQQKTQLERIQEQGYIKVYSRISPTTMSVGEKGFSGFEYELVKLFAEDLGVRLEIVTHNDIAKILNEVEQGKVDFAAAGLTVTRQRQERLRFGPPYQSITSKLVYLKGNNRPRDFSQIDEQLTIIANSSHSEDLYDIQKDYPELSWTERSDLTSQDLLDMVLAGEIQYTIVDSNELDLMRQVQPELAVAFSVSEPEELAWAFNKNGDNSLFIKAIEFFSKIREDGTLSYLVERYYGHLSKFDYVGSRAFHRAIESKLPEFKPFFYEAAGDDLDWRFLAAMGYQESHWEPDARSPTGVRGLMMLTLDTAAQLGIENRLDPKQSIMGGADYFRLMKKKIPERIGDPDRTWFALAGYNVGFGHLEDARRLADQAGENPDKWLVVKKFLPLLRQKKWYSKTRFGYARGDEPVKYVNNIRRYYQVLKKVAEPKPGIIELEEETTEEDIEPAEEVIEEAMEQQGDVDVEEDKQ; translated from the coding sequence ATGATAACAAGCTTCTACAAAAAACTGAGCTTTCTAGCGCTAACCCTGTTCTCTCTCGGGGGTCTTGTATCCTGCGATTATCAACAAAAAACGCAGCTGGAGCGAATCCAAGAACAAGGCTATATCAAAGTCTACAGTCGCATATCCCCAACCACCATGTCAGTTGGCGAGAAAGGTTTCTCAGGCTTTGAGTACGAGCTGGTAAAACTTTTCGCCGAGGATTTAGGGGTCCGTTTAGAAATTGTTACGCATAACGATATCGCCAAAATCCTCAACGAAGTCGAACAAGGAAAAGTCGATTTCGCTGCAGCAGGCCTGACGGTGACGCGCCAGCGCCAAGAGCGTTTACGCTTTGGGCCTCCCTATCAAAGCATAACCAGTAAGCTAGTTTACCTAAAAGGCAATAACAGACCACGTGACTTCTCACAAATTGACGAGCAGTTAACCATTATCGCAAACAGCTCGCATTCTGAAGACTTATACGACATCCAAAAAGACTACCCTGAGCTAAGCTGGACCGAACGTTCGGACTTAACCTCTCAAGACTTGCTGGATATGGTGCTTGCAGGAGAGATTCAGTACACCATCGTCGACTCCAACGAGCTTGACTTAATGCGCCAAGTCCAGCCCGAATTAGCGGTCGCTTTTAGCGTATCAGAACCCGAAGAGCTAGCTTGGGCGTTTAATAAAAATGGTGACAATAGCCTATTCATCAAAGCTATCGAGTTTTTCAGTAAAATAAGAGAAGATGGCACCTTATCGTACCTTGTTGAACGTTATTACGGACATTTATCTAAATTCGACTATGTTGGTAGCAGAGCTTTTCATCGTGCGATTGAGAGCAAACTTCCAGAGTTTAAGCCTTTTTTCTATGAAGCAGCAGGCGATGACTTGGATTGGCGCTTTTTGGCAGCCATGGGTTATCAGGAGTCTCACTGGGAACCTGACGCACGCTCGCCAACAGGCGTTAGAGGCTTGATGATGCTGACGCTTGATACGGCTGCCCAACTGGGTATCGAGAACCGCCTCGATCCAAAACAGAGCATTATGGGTGGCGCAGATTACTTTAGATTAATGAAGAAAAAAATTCCTGAGAGAATTGGCGATCCTGATCGCACCTGGTTTGCGTTAGCGGGCTACAACGTTGGTTTTGGGCACTTAGAAGACGCCCGCAGACTCGCCGATCAAGCAGGGGAAAACCCCGACAAGTGGTTAGTGGTCAAAAAATTCTTGCCATTATTGCGCCAAAAGAAGTGGTACTCGAAAACACGCTTTGGTTATGCCCGTGGCGATGAACCCGTTAAATACGTCAACAATATACGTCGTTATTATCAAGTATTGAAAAAGGTAGCTGAGCCCAAGCCTGGTATTATTGAATTAGAGGAAGAAACCACTGAGGAGGACATCGAGCCAGCTGAAGAGGTGATTGAAGAAGCCATGGAGCAGCAAGGCGACGTAGACGTCGAGGAAGATAAGCAGTAA